The nucleotide sequence CAATGCTTCATCTCGGTGTCGTCATACACTGGCGCAAGGTCGTAGCGCTTCATGTATTGGTGCAGCAGCTTCGACACGGCAGGGATGTCCTTCTCCTTCATCTCTCGCAGGCCCTTGACCAATGTCTTTTCGGGGAGCTTGTACTTCATAACTTGGTAGCTTGGCTTGCTGTTGGCAGGCAGCGGGCTGAAGCCGATCTCGTAGAGCTTTTGCCAGTCGAGTGCGCGGTGGAAGTAGCGACATGTGCTGACAGGCTTGGGCAGAACAACACCGGCCGTGTAAATGGCCTGCCAGATGCCCTCCAAGTTGACACGTCGCGTGACCTCCCTGATGAGCACCGGTGCCATCCTCTTGGAACGAAGCCTCTTGTGGACGCAGATAAAGTTGACCTCGGCGCTGTCGAGGACATTTTCCCTGACGCGAAGCTTCATTGGGATACCCGAGATGAAGGCCACCAGCTTTCGGGACTGTGTAGCGCGCACACCGACCCACCAATGCTTCTTCCAGCCTGGGGACATCATTGCCCTTCAAATTACGACAGTTAGCAAGATCCTGGACCTAATCGTGCCGCCTCTGGTCCCTCCTAGCTCGGTATCGACAAAACTCACCACTTCAGCACCGAAACCGAGTATTTGAACCTAAACATGGCCTCGTCATCTTCCACATAGTGACCATTGAGCAGCTCGTAAACCTCGGTGATCTCTTTCGGATCCTCGAGGTTGGGCGTGCACCACTCAAAGCCCTCAATCATCTTTGGCGCATCCTTGGGGACGTCGTCCACGGTCTGGACCACAAAGGGACCGTCGGGCAGCTGAGCCGCGGCGCGCTCGTCCTCGCCAAACTTTGGCACGGGCTGCGTCTGCCAGAACTTGTAGCTGGCCATGTCCTTGACGTTCTTGCCgctggccgccaggcccgtcATGATCTCCTGCAGGCTCAGCTTCTTGAGCTGGTCGATGGTGGCCGCCTCGTCCTTGCCGGTCGTGTTGAGGGCGTTGCCGAGCTCGTGCGCCAGCGCCGGGTTCATCTTGAGGAGGTCGGTAAGCTGCTCGGAGGTCAAGCCTCCGAGGGCCTTGGTCGCGTCGGACTGGgcagagctgctgctgctgctgccgacgCCCACGGCATCCTTGATCTTTTGGCGCTTcgacttcttcttcttcttcttggaggCGGTCGAGCTCGAGCCGGCGGTGGCGTTGGCATCTTCGGGCTGGTCGTCGTCCACGTCTTCATATTCGGATTCGTGGGCTGTTGCGGGGGCAGGGTCGGTCGCTGCCTCGGCGGGGTCCTTGACCGGTTTGGATTCGGAAGACATGGTAATGGAGCCAGTAGCACGATTCGGTTAAGCTGAGGTCGAATGGTGTTGTATGTTGGATTGCCCAGATAGCTCGGCAATTGCCTTTGACGTCGAAGTGGACAATTTGGAAGGAGCTTGGAAGCTTGCTTGCGCTTGCGCCAGAGAAGAAATACTGCGGGGCATGGCGGGATGTGTGGATGGGAGATTGGGGGAGCAGGCAGGGGTCATTAAATATGGGGAAACCAATGAGGTGATTTGAGCTCAAAGACTAGCTCACCCTTGGTTGCAGGAGTGCGGGTGCAGAATTGGTCACTCCCAGCCTCCTACAATCTCAAAAGGCTCAAATTCTATATACACCGATCCGCACGATGAGGGAATAGTGCATGTTGATATATTTTATGCCGAGATTTGCTTTCAGTCTACTAGGCAGTTGCCCAGGTAACGAAAAAATATATCCTTCATTATTATATTCTTATCCGCGGAGCTGCACATGATATGACGATCCTGGCGCCTGGCAAAGCGCTTAAGCTGGATCCCAGCCTTCATAATTTCGGCGCTAGAAGCTGGAGGTCCCTGACCCCAACCGCCGGTGTGTTAGATATTGGGCGTCAGGTGCTAGGCAGGGACTCTAAATTTTGAATGCCAAGCTTGCAGCTTTCCGAATTGATTCAAACCCCTGTAGCTTGAGCTCCCAAAGCCAAGTGAAAACTGTAGAAGATTACTTCTATCTCTGGACATGCAAAGTTGGCCTGTTTTCAGCAAAAGTCCTCCTTCCCCAATATCGCATAACGAAATTGGGCACCAAGTATCACGTATTTTCCAAGTTTTTGTAGGTTTCTTGCAGTAAGCAAAATTGCTGTGCACCAGCCATCTCCCTACCTATCGCCAACAGTGCCAAATGCACGGACCTTTGGGCGACTACTTTTGATCCGGGCGCTACCAGCCAGTTTGATAGCAGTGACTTTTAGCCGCGAAGATATGCTAACCCGGCGCTACCGAGAAGGTTCCTCCGGCGCCCAAGTACGTGAAGTAATACGTCCTCCTGTCTTCAAGATCACGTTCCTAGGCGGCAATTGACTGCACAAAATGACTTGAAGATCCCCAAATGAGCAGAAACGAGAAAGGAAGAAGCGTGAAGGAAAGCCAACGTGGTTCGGCTGTTTTGTGTCTCATCAAATATGGGTACAATCAGCTGACGCAGTTAAAGGTCCTTCCTTTTCacgtgaggtggagctagtcacggGCCAATCCGTAACAGAAACTATATCACAATTTTAATTGTGTTTCCATTCCGCTGGACGGGCGAAGAGATTGATCCCACGGAACCCATCTCTGCGTCTGCCACGTCCTAGCACACAAAACTTCCTTTGGCGGGCTCAACTGCCAAGTTATCCTCTCCGGAATTGGATTTTCATCCAGCTCCGGACCCTTATCCCCCACAAAGTCCGAAACCCAACCTTTCAACCTCTTCATTTTCTCACCATCGGCCATGGTGTATGATAAAGCCACGCTCGGTACCACTGCTATTTTTCCAAAGCCGCGGTACCATAGATCTTTGGCAAAAAGCGTCGGCTCGCCCATATAACACTCTCCATCCAGCTCCATATTTCTCCGGAACCTGACGGGGTCGACCTTGTGCCGTGGATCGGCGACGTCGCTGCTCCAGCTAACTCCGGGTCGGATCCCCGTCCGAAAAAGCGGCGCGGCATGAAAGGCGACGGCACCATTCCAGCACGCAAAGACCTGAAAGGGCCGGCGGGCATCGAAACGCTCCCTGGAAGGGGCGTCGGTGGAATTGGGCATGAGTTGTGCCGAGAACTCCCAGCTGCCGTTGAGTgggaccctgaaaaagatGTTCCCGGCCAGCGTCCTCGAGACCCAAACATCGTAAAAGAGGCCCTCGAGTATCCAGTCCATGGCGCAGGTCATGTCGGCTTCCTGCACTTTCCGCTGGTGTACGAGTTCGAGTATGTCCTCAGTACATATGGCGACGTCGTTGGTGAAAATGACAGTCGTTTCGTTTGTATAGCGGCCGCTGTCCTGGCGTGACGGGTTCGTCAGGGGCGCCAGAGCAAGGTTGCGGAGTCGCGCGAGTTGCATGATCCGGTCTTGTCCTCCGGCTTCAGAGTAGATGGCAGGATGGCGCAGGTAGTATCTGGCGCCCATGCCCTCGACGTGGGGGCGGAGCGCCTCCAGCACATCGTAAACGCCGTCTGGTGTGCCTCCGCCTCCAACTAGCGACAAGGCACAGTAGTGGGGCCCGAGGAATCGCATGGCCTCTATGACCGAGGCCAAGAGTCGCGGCAGAAGTTCCACGCCCTCGTCACGGAGGTTCATCGCGAACATGTAGTGAACTTTGGTCCTCTCAAAGAACATTGGGTGAGGTTGGAGGTGTTGGTAACGTCGCACGTTGATGGCTGGACAACTGAATCGAGGCCGCGCCGTCAATTCAGGGTTCATAATAGATTCAACGTATGATGCCACATCGCTATGGGTTAGCAAGGGC is from Pyricularia oryzae 70-15 chromosome 2, whole genome shotgun sequence and encodes:
- a CDS encoding glycylpeptide N-tetradecanoyltransferase, with protein sequence MSSESKPVKDPAEAATDPAPATAHESEYEDVDDDQPEDANATAGSSSTASKKKKKKSKRQKIKDAVGVGSSSSSSAQSDATKALGGLTSEQLTDLLKMNPALAHELGNALNTTGKDEAATIDQLKKLSLQEIMTGLAASGKNVKDMASYKFWQTQPVPKFGEDERAAAQLPDGPFVVQTVDDVPKDAPKMIEGFEWCTPNLEDPKEITEVYELLNGHYVEDDEAMFRFKYSVSVLKWAMMSPGWKKHWWVGVRATQSRKLVAFISGIPMKLRVRENVLDSAEVNFICVHKRLRSKRMAPVLIREVTRRVNLEGIWQAIYTAGVVLPKPVSTCRYFHRALDWQKLYEIGFSPLPANSKPSYQVMKYKLPEKTLVKGLREMKEKDIPAVSKLLHQYMKRYDLAPVYDDTEMKHWFLDTSEAGDERVVYSYVVEDDDKKITDFFSFYLLSSSVLNNPKHSVLRAAYIWQYASDVAFREPFDKAALKKRLNELIKDMLILAKSHKFDVMNGLSSLDNGFFLEEQKFGPGDGQLFYYLFNYRTAPIAGGIDARNDLTGNGSGIGLNML
- a CDS encoding alpha-1,3-mannosyltransferase CMT1, with amino-acid sequence MAVIVENKLHFLGKNLGSLRFIKNVGIQHEINIWTEWSMPTDDWEWMKRPTAPAVENTPFEMSLTVQEAPHVPLLTHSDVASYVESIMNPELTARPRFSCPAINVRRYQHLQPHPMFFERTKVHYMFAMNLRDEGVELLPRLLASVIEAMRFLGPHYCALSLVGGGGTPDGVYDVLEALRPHVEGMGARYYLRHPAIYSEAGGQDRIMQLARLRNLALAPLTNPSRQDSGRYTNETTVIFTNDVAICTEDILELVHQRKVQEADMTCAMDWILEGLFYDVWVSRTLAGNIFFRVPLNGSWEFSAQLMPNSTDAPSRERFDARRPFQVFACWNGAVAFHAAPLFRTGIRPGVSWSSDVADPRHKVDPVRFRRNMELDGECYMGEPTLFAKDLWYRGFGKIAVVPSVALSYTMADGEKMKRLKGWVSDFVGDKGPELDENPIPERITWQLSPPKEVLCARTWQTQRWVPWDQSLRPSSGMETQLKL